From the Lysobacter soyae genome, the window CCACGGCGTGGAGAAGAGGGGGATTCTCCCTTCTCCACACCGTGGAGAAGGTGGCGCGCAGCGCCGGATGAGGCGCCTTTTTCCTTCTCCACGCCGTGGAGAAGGTGGCGCGCAGCGCCGGATGAGGCGCCTTCCCCACCCCACCCAAAAACCAAAGAACAATTGTTCCCACCAAACCCAAACGAATTATTCATCGCCACCCGAACCGGCATTTGCGCCGGCGCAAAGCGGATTTGCGGACCGCACACCGGGTCAGGCGTTTGACTGTTCAACGTGCCAGGAACGAAACCTTCTTCGAGCGCGATCAATGCGAACACCGATTCGACAATGCCGGCGGCGCCCAAGGTGTGACCCGTCCAACCTTTGGTGGAGGCAGCATGCAGCGTGGCCGGAAACATCGCCTTGATGGCGATGGCTTCCACTTGGTCGTTCGCGGGTGTCGAGGTGCCGTGCAGATTCAAGTAATCCACCGCTCCAGCGCCGAGGCCCGCGCGATCCAATGCCGCTTGCATGGCCATCCGCGCACCCAGGCCTTCCGGATGCGGCGTGCTCATGTGATGCGCATCGCTAGATTCGCCGTAGCCGAGTAACAGCAAACCGTCTTCCTGCGCGCCGGCCCGCTCAAGCACGGCAAATCCACCGGCCTCGCCGAGAGAAATTCCGTTGCGATGCTGATCAAACGGCTTGCAAGGTTCGGCAGACACCAAGCCCAAGGAATTGAATCCGAACAGCACACTGCCGCACAACGTATCAACGCCGCCGACCAAAGCGGCATCCGCTTCACCGGTTGCAATCAAGCGCGCTGCCTGGGCAAAGACCTTGGCACTGGAAGAGCACGCGGTGGCAACCGTGATGCAGGGACCGCGCACACCCGTGGCGTGTTGCAGGAAGTTGCCCAAGGAGTGGGGCGTGTGCACGATGGCGCGGTCGTATTTTTCAGAGAAACGCCCGTCGTCTGTCAGTTGAGTGTAGGCGTCCTCGCTCTCGCCGATGCTGGCGGTGGAGGTACCCACAACTAACGCGACGCGCTCCGCGCCATAGCGGTCCTTCATTTGATCCACGCATTCAAGCACGGCGTCTTGCTGCAAGCTGAGCCAGGCCAAACGATTGTTGCGGCACTCCCATTGCGACCACTCCGCCGGGAGCGCTGCGTCTTCCACGCCATCCACGCGACCGATGTGGCAAGCGAGTGGTGCGGTGCTGAAATCATTCGCCCGCAAGCCGCTGCGCTCGTCGCGCAATGCTGCCATCTGGGCTTGGCGTCCGTGTCCTAATGCCGTGGTGGCCGTATAGGCGCGCACTGCCAAGGGCGCCATGGGGGTCAGGGTCTTCGCTGGTGTCACAAATGTCTTCTTGGCAAGTTCGTCTCAATTATAGAGGTCGGTCACGTTTGCACGGTGGATCCCCCAACGGCCAATGAACGATTAAAATTGGTTCATGCGCAGCCGACGCGACCATAAACGCAGCTTGTTGAAAGATACCGATGTCCTTCAAGTGCTCGGCGTCTCCGCATTGGCCTGTGTGGGTTCGGCCGGTTTGCTCTATCTCTACTATTTCACCCGTGTCTGGCGGACTGCCGTGACGGCCCCTGTCGCTTCGGGAAATAGCGGTTGCCTTTTGGTGTTCGGCAAACATGCGCCGGGAGGCAGAACCGATCCGGATTTCAATGATCGCCTCGACCGCGCTGCCGCGTTGCTGAAAGCGGATGCCGGTCGAGAAGTGCTGCTGCTCGGCGGCGGGCCGGCCGGTGTGCCGACGGAAGCGGAAGTGGCGCTGAAAGGTTTGTTTGCCCGCGGTGTCGCCAGAGATGGCCATTTCCATCTCGAGCACGAGTCGCGCGATACCTTGCAGAATCTCCGCAATGCACGCGAATTGATGCAAAGCAGGGGCTTTGCGACCTCGGTCACTTTGCTCAGCAGCCGATATCACCTGGCGCGATGCCAGCAGTTCGCCCGACAACTCGGTCTTTCCGCCGAGCTGTGCGCGGCGGAAGGCCGTTTCCGTTGGAGCTGGTCGAGCGCCCGAAAGCTGGCTTCCGAAGCCTTTTACGTCTGTCTGACCGATGTGGGTACGCGTTGGGCGCGCCTGATCCGATCGGAGCGCATGTTGTTGCGCGTGACCTGAGGCAAGTTTCGTCAACTAATGGCACATGGAAGCCCGGTGCCCGTTTGCTACGTTCAGAGTCTATGTCTCCCGATCAAGGATTGACCTCATGGGCATTTCGATTCGCGCGCTTCCGTTGGCGGTGGCGCTGGTAATGGCAGGACCCGCTTTGGCGCAAAACACGACGGTCACGGAGGCCGATTATGCCCGTGCCGAAAAAATGCTGGCGCCGGCCACGTCGAAATTGATTGACGACGCGGTGTCCAATGTGAAGTGGTTGGACGGCGACCGCGTGTTGTTCGTGGAGCGTAACAACGGCAAGTCCGAATACAAGGTTTGGGACGCGGCATCAAAGAAGGCTTCGCGCGCGCTGGATGTGGACCGTCTGGCGAGCGAGCTTGCCACGGCATCCAAGGCAAAGGTCGATGCCGCGATGCTGCCGATGATGATGAGCGCGATGGTGCTCGAGAAAGACGGCAGTGTCAGCTTCGGCTATGCAAAGAAGCGTTGGACTTGTGACGCGAACTATAGCTGCAAGGAAGTCGAAGGCTTCGCCAAGAGCGCGCCCGGTGCCGCGCCTTCCGTGCCGTCGCCCAACGGCAAATACGAAGTTTTCATCCGCAACTGGAACTTGGTGCTGCGCGACAAGGCCAGCGGCAAGGAAACTCAGATCACCAAGGATGGCGTGACCGATTACGGCTATGCGACCGACAACGCCGGCTGGACGCACAGCGATCGTCCTGTGGTGGTGTGGTCGCCGGATTCGACGCGCATCGCGACTTTCCAACAAGACCAGCGCAAGACTTCGTCAATGACCCTGGTGTCGACGCGCGCCGGCGCGCCGGAAGTGCAAACCTGGAAATATCCGTTTGTCGGTGACAAAGACGTCACGATGATCGAACGCGTGAT encodes:
- a CDS encoding YdcF family protein, which gives rise to MRSRRDHKRSLLKDTDVLQVLGVSALACVGSAGLLYLYYFTRVWRTAVTAPVASGNSGCLLVFGKHAPGGRTDPDFNDRLDRAAALLKADAGREVLLLGGGPAGVPTEAEVALKGLFARGVARDGHFHLEHESRDTLQNLRNARELMQSRGFATSVTLLSSRYHLARCQQFARQLGLSAELCAAEGRFRWSWSSARKLASEAFYVCLTDVGTRWARLIRSERMLLRVT